One genomic segment of Falco peregrinus isolate bFalPer1 chromosome 7, bFalPer1.pri, whole genome shotgun sequence includes these proteins:
- the LOC101921909 gene encoding angiopoietin-related protein 7-like, producing the protein MMRHTGLSPRTILPGPMEVCPSTGSARAGLLSLILVATLSSPSLQKSLPAAYRDHEGPQEGTGLIQCGEYSNQVLPNGRCKIVATLPQGDEQRCPDMFRCTDEVSYWLHENEERKQQVLELRELISELQEELRNHRHHIKALELQHEEAASQNHSLVQRVQDLEHRYSEASTLQHIQATLLYDMQAQINNISVLTDWAWRNPTCLGPAEMRLQEEMHHPEVKNARNCPIDCASVYYNGLRRSGIYSIMPSVSGMPVEVLCEMDTEGGGWTVIQRRQDGSVDFNRTWNEYKEGFGDLNGEFWLGNENIHKMTNQGDYSLRIDLEDWNNKHKHAFYQVFSIEDEANYYRLHVDGFSGTVEDSFAWYHNKRSFSTPDSGNICAEISHGGWWYHQCFFSNLNGVYYKGGRYSIKNRKVLGPDGIVWYSWKDTDYYSLRKVVMMIRPRTFRPHLSP; encoded by the exons ATGATGAGACACACGGGGTTATCCCCACGGACCATCCTCCCTGGCCCCATGGAGGTctgccccagcactggctctgccagggcaggtttGCTCTCCCTCATCCTTGTGGCCACGCTGAGCAGCCCCTCGCTGCAGAAATCCCTGCCCGCAGCCTACAGAGACCACGAGGGTCCCCAGGAGGGCACGGGCCTGATCCAGTGCGGGGAGTACAGCAACCAGGTGCTGCCCAATGGCCGCTGTAAGATCGTGGCCACGCTGCCACAGGGGGACGAGCAGCGATGCCCAGACATGTTCCGTTGCACCGATGAGGTGTCCTACTGGCTCCATGAGAATGAGGAGCGCAAGCAGCAGGTCCTGGAGCTGCGGGAGCTGATTTCAGAGCTACAGGAGGAGCTGAGGAACCACCGGCACCACATCAAAGCCCTTGAGCTCCAG CACGAGGAGGCAGCCAGCCAGAACCACAGCCTGGTTCAACGGGTGCAGGACCTGGAGCATCGGTACAGCGAggccagcaccctgcagcacaTCCAGGCCACGCTGCTCTATGACATGCAGGCCCAGATAAACAATATCTCCGTCCTGACCGACTGGGCTTGGCGCAATCCCACCTGCCTCGGCCCTGCTGAGAtgaggctgcaggaggagatgcACCATCCAG AAGTGAAGAACGCCAGGAACTGCCCCATCGACTGTGCTTCCGTTTACTACAATGGGCTCCGGCGCTCTGGGATCTACAGCATCATGCCCTCGGTCAGCGGGATGCCTGTTGAAGTGCTGTGTGAGATGGATACTGAAG GTGGGGGATGGACAGTCATCCAGAGGCGTCAGGATGGCTCAGTTGACTTCAACCGGACCTGGAATGAATACAAGGAGGGTTTTGGGGACCTCAATGGTGAGTTCTGGCTGGGCAATGAGAACATCCACAAGATGACAAACCAAGGGGACTACTCTCTGCGCATCGACCTGGAGGACTGGAACAACAAGCACAAGCATGCCTTCTACCAGGTCTTCAG CATTGAGGACGAGGCAAACTATTACCGCCTGCACGTGGATGGGTTCAGTGGGACAGTGGAGGATTCCTTTGCCTGGTACCACAACAAGAGGAGCTTCAGCACACCTGACTCGGGGAACATCTGCGCTGAGATTTCTCATGGAGGCTGGTGGTACCACCAGTGTTTTTTCTCCAACCTCAACGGTGTTTACTACAAG GGTGGCCGATACTCCATTAAAAACCGCAAGGTCCTGGGGCCAGATGGTATTGTGTGGTACTCATGGAAGGACACAGACTACTACTCCCTGAGGAAAGTGGTCATGATGATTCGACCACGCACTTTTCGGCCCCACCTCTCCCCATGA
- the STMN4 gene encoding stathmin-4 isoform X3 encodes MTLAAYKEKMKELPLVSLFCSCFLSDPLNKPAYTYEADTVDLTWCVISDMEVIELNKRTSGQSFEVILKPPSFDGIPEFNASLPRRRDPSLEEIQKKLEAAEERRKYQEAELLKHLAEKREHEREVIQKAIEENNNFIKMAKEKLAQKMESNKENREAHLAAMLERLQEKVCSQPQHGRSHPHHLQLPPKHAFCKELAQCPSPNASASLGSEAESTR; translated from the exons ATGACTCTGGCTG CTTACAAAGAGAAGATGAAGGAGCTGCCTCTCGTCTCCCTTTTTTGCTCCTGTTTCCTCTCGGATCCCCTGAACAAGCCAGCGTACACGTATGAAG CAGACACGGTAGACCTCACTTGGTGCGTCATCTCTGACATGGAAGTCATCGAGCTCAACAAGCGTACCTCGGGGCAGTCCTTTGAGGTCATCCTGAAGCCCCCATCGTTTGATGGCATCCCCGAGTTCAACGCCTCCCTGCCCCGGCGGCGTGACCCATCTCTGGAGGAGATCCAGAAgaagctggaggcagcagaggagaggaggaag TACCAAGAGGCTGAGCTGCTGAAGCATCTGGCAGAGAAGCGGGAGCACGAGCGGGAGGTCATCCAGAAGGCCATCGAGGAGAACAACAACTTCATCAAAATGGCCAAAGAGAAGCTGGCGCAGAAGATGGAGTCCAACAAGGAGAACCGTGAGGCCCATTTAGCAGCCATGCTGGAGCGCTTGCAGGAGAAG GTCTGTTCCCAACCTCAGCATGGAAGGTCCCACCCTCACCACCTCCAGCTCCCTCCAAAACATGCCTTCTGCAAGGAGCTCGCCCAGTGCCCTTCTCCAAACGCCTCAGCTAGCCTTGGGTCAGAGGCAGAGAGCACAAGATAA
- the STMN4 gene encoding stathmin-4 isoform X4, which produces MTLAAYKEKMKELPLVSLFCSCFLSDPLNKPAYTYEDTVDLTWCVISDMEVIELNKRTSGQSFEVILKPPSFDGIPEFNASLPRRRDPSLEEIQKKLEAAEERRKYQEAELLKHLAEKREHEREVIQKAIEENNNFIKMAKEKLAQKMESNKENREAHLAAMLERLQEKVCSQPQHGRSHPHHLQLPPKHAFCKELAQCPSPNASASLGSEAESTR; this is translated from the exons ATGACTCTGGCTG CTTACAAAGAGAAGATGAAGGAGCTGCCTCTCGTCTCCCTTTTTTGCTCCTGTTTCCTCTCGGATCCCCTGAACAAGCCAGCGTACACGTATGAAG ACACGGTAGACCTCACTTGGTGCGTCATCTCTGACATGGAAGTCATCGAGCTCAACAAGCGTACCTCGGGGCAGTCCTTTGAGGTCATCCTGAAGCCCCCATCGTTTGATGGCATCCCCGAGTTCAACGCCTCCCTGCCCCGGCGGCGTGACCCATCTCTGGAGGAGATCCAGAAgaagctggaggcagcagaggagaggaggaag TACCAAGAGGCTGAGCTGCTGAAGCATCTGGCAGAGAAGCGGGAGCACGAGCGGGAGGTCATCCAGAAGGCCATCGAGGAGAACAACAACTTCATCAAAATGGCCAAAGAGAAGCTGGCGCAGAAGATGGAGTCCAACAAGGAGAACCGTGAGGCCCATTTAGCAGCCATGCTGGAGCGCTTGCAGGAGAAG GTCTGTTCCCAACCTCAGCATGGAAGGTCCCACCCTCACCACCTCCAGCTCCCTCCAAAACATGCCTTCTGCAAGGAGCTCGCCCAGTGCCCTTCTCCAAACGCCTCAGCTAGCCTTGGGTCAGAGGCAGAGAGCACAAGATAA
- the STMN4 gene encoding stathmin-4 isoform X1: MTLAAYKEKMKELPLVSLFCSCFLSDPLNKPAYTYEADTVDLTWCVISDMEVIELNKRTSGQSFEVILKPPSFDGIPEFNASLPRRRDPSLEEIQKKLEAAEERRKYQEAELLKHLAEKREHEREVIQKAIEENNNFIKMAKEKLAQKMESNKENREAHLAAMLERLQEKQVCSQPQHGRSHPHHLQLPPKHAFCKELAQCPSPNASASLGSEAESTR; this comes from the exons ATGACTCTGGCTG CTTACAAAGAGAAGATGAAGGAGCTGCCTCTCGTCTCCCTTTTTTGCTCCTGTTTCCTCTCGGATCCCCTGAACAAGCCAGCGTACACGTATGAAG CAGACACGGTAGACCTCACTTGGTGCGTCATCTCTGACATGGAAGTCATCGAGCTCAACAAGCGTACCTCGGGGCAGTCCTTTGAGGTCATCCTGAAGCCCCCATCGTTTGATGGCATCCCCGAGTTCAACGCCTCCCTGCCCCGGCGGCGTGACCCATCTCTGGAGGAGATCCAGAAgaagctggaggcagcagaggagaggaggaag TACCAAGAGGCTGAGCTGCTGAAGCATCTGGCAGAGAAGCGGGAGCACGAGCGGGAGGTCATCCAGAAGGCCATCGAGGAGAACAACAACTTCATCAAAATGGCCAAAGAGAAGCTGGCGCAGAAGATGGAGTCCAACAAGGAGAACCGTGAGGCCCATTTAGCAGCCATGCTGGAGCGCTTGCAGGAGAAG CAGGTCTGTTCCCAACCTCAGCATGGAAGGTCCCACCCTCACCACCTCCAGCTCCCTCCAAAACATGCCTTCTGCAAGGAGCTCGCCCAGTGCCCTTCTCCAAACGCCTCAGCTAGCCTTGGGTCAGAGGCAGAGAGCACAAGATAA
- the STMN4 gene encoding stathmin-4 isoform X2 — translation MTLAAYKEKMKELPLVSLFCSCFLSDPLNKPAYTYEDTVDLTWCVISDMEVIELNKRTSGQSFEVILKPPSFDGIPEFNASLPRRRDPSLEEIQKKLEAAEERRKYQEAELLKHLAEKREHEREVIQKAIEENNNFIKMAKEKLAQKMESNKENREAHLAAMLERLQEKQVCSQPQHGRSHPHHLQLPPKHAFCKELAQCPSPNASASLGSEAESTR, via the exons ATGACTCTGGCTG CTTACAAAGAGAAGATGAAGGAGCTGCCTCTCGTCTCCCTTTTTTGCTCCTGTTTCCTCTCGGATCCCCTGAACAAGCCAGCGTACACGTATGAAG ACACGGTAGACCTCACTTGGTGCGTCATCTCTGACATGGAAGTCATCGAGCTCAACAAGCGTACCTCGGGGCAGTCCTTTGAGGTCATCCTGAAGCCCCCATCGTTTGATGGCATCCCCGAGTTCAACGCCTCCCTGCCCCGGCGGCGTGACCCATCTCTGGAGGAGATCCAGAAgaagctggaggcagcagaggagaggaggaag TACCAAGAGGCTGAGCTGCTGAAGCATCTGGCAGAGAAGCGGGAGCACGAGCGGGAGGTCATCCAGAAGGCCATCGAGGAGAACAACAACTTCATCAAAATGGCCAAAGAGAAGCTGGCGCAGAAGATGGAGTCCAACAAGGAGAACCGTGAGGCCCATTTAGCAGCCATGCTGGAGCGCTTGCAGGAGAAG CAGGTCTGTTCCCAACCTCAGCATGGAAGGTCCCACCCTCACCACCTCCAGCTCCCTCCAAAACATGCCTTCTGCAAGGAGCTCGCCCAGTGCCCTTCTCCAAACGCCTCAGCTAGCCTTGGGTCAGAGGCAGAGAGCACAAGATAA
- the STMN4 gene encoding stathmin-4 isoform X6, which translates to MTLAAYKEKMKELPLVSLFCSCFLSDPLNKPAYTYEDTVDLTWCVISDMEVIELNKRTSGQSFEVILKPPSFDGIPEFNASLPRRRDPSLEEIQKKLEAAEERRKYQEAELLKHLAEKREHEREVIQKAIEENNNFIKMAKEKLAQKMESNKENREAHLAAMLERLQEKDKHAEEVRKNKELKEEASR; encoded by the exons ATGACTCTGGCTG CTTACAAAGAGAAGATGAAGGAGCTGCCTCTCGTCTCCCTTTTTTGCTCCTGTTTCCTCTCGGATCCCCTGAACAAGCCAGCGTACACGTATGAAG ACACGGTAGACCTCACTTGGTGCGTCATCTCTGACATGGAAGTCATCGAGCTCAACAAGCGTACCTCGGGGCAGTCCTTTGAGGTCATCCTGAAGCCCCCATCGTTTGATGGCATCCCCGAGTTCAACGCCTCCCTGCCCCGGCGGCGTGACCCATCTCTGGAGGAGATCCAGAAgaagctggaggcagcagaggagaggaggaag TACCAAGAGGCTGAGCTGCTGAAGCATCTGGCAGAGAAGCGGGAGCACGAGCGGGAGGTCATCCAGAAGGCCATCGAGGAGAACAACAACTTCATCAAAATGGCCAAAGAGAAGCTGGCGCAGAAGATGGAGTCCAACAAGGAGAACCGTGAGGCCCATTTAGCAGCCATGCTGGAGCGCTTGCAGGAGAAG GACAAACACGCAGAAGAAGTGAGGAAAAACAAGGAGCTCAAGGAAGAAGCCTCCAGGTAA
- the STMN4 gene encoding stathmin-4 isoform X5: MTLAAYKEKMKELPLVSLFCSCFLSDPLNKPAYTYEADTVDLTWCVISDMEVIELNKRTSGQSFEVILKPPSFDGIPEFNASLPRRRDPSLEEIQKKLEAAEERRKYQEAELLKHLAEKREHEREVIQKAIEENNNFIKMAKEKLAQKMESNKENREAHLAAMLERLQEKDKHAEEVRKNKELKEEASR; the protein is encoded by the exons ATGACTCTGGCTG CTTACAAAGAGAAGATGAAGGAGCTGCCTCTCGTCTCCCTTTTTTGCTCCTGTTTCCTCTCGGATCCCCTGAACAAGCCAGCGTACACGTATGAAG CAGACACGGTAGACCTCACTTGGTGCGTCATCTCTGACATGGAAGTCATCGAGCTCAACAAGCGTACCTCGGGGCAGTCCTTTGAGGTCATCCTGAAGCCCCCATCGTTTGATGGCATCCCCGAGTTCAACGCCTCCCTGCCCCGGCGGCGTGACCCATCTCTGGAGGAGATCCAGAAgaagctggaggcagcagaggagaggaggaag TACCAAGAGGCTGAGCTGCTGAAGCATCTGGCAGAGAAGCGGGAGCACGAGCGGGAGGTCATCCAGAAGGCCATCGAGGAGAACAACAACTTCATCAAAATGGCCAAAGAGAAGCTGGCGCAGAAGATGGAGTCCAACAAGGAGAACCGTGAGGCCCATTTAGCAGCCATGCTGGAGCGCTTGCAGGAGAAG GACAAACACGCAGAAGAAGTGAGGAAAAACAAGGAGCTCAAGGAAGAAGCCTCCAGGTAA